A window of Primulina tabacum isolate GXHZ01 chromosome 4, ASM2559414v2, whole genome shotgun sequence contains these coding sequences:
- the LOC142542323 gene encoding pentatricopeptide repeat-containing protein At3g62890-like, with amino-acid sequence MLSQISKKSLSQLLKKRPPTSQIKQIHAQIITQSLSSSRLFLIDSLIHSYLHTRNLDTARALFDDYPLPSPPTLLWNLMIRAYSKVQDLLEPIYLLHRMLNLENQIGVVPDDYTFNFVITSCTHQNSIVYGEIVHGMVIKNGWCANLCVANSLINMYGVFRKVDNAYAVFVKMSDRDVFSWTSLVSAYAKNGDMCRADEIFVEMPVKNEVSWAVMISGFVGCGKYVDALGFFREMIAQMRPNEAVLVCSLSACAHLGSLYQGDWIHGYIDKNEIVETSNIKTALIDMYAKCGRIDCAYRVFNKIPRPDVHNFTSLISGLSIHGLGDDAVHVFNRMLAENLKPNGVTVLGVLNGCSHSGLVHHGSSIFHNMEDLWGITPKIAHYGCYVDLLGRAGYLAKAFGVAKSMPVNPDVAVWRALLSACRIHRNSDFGERVINHLEQLYPSCYDGGKVLLSNLYASLGKWDKVAQIRKVMGLRKNQSDIGYSWIEINGVSHEFRVADVIHPQIIKIQIKLTEIMQKIGLVGYIADASHVSFDISEEDKAYAVAWHSEKLAVAFGLMNTLPRTSIRIVKNLRTCDDCHLALKAISKVYDREIIVRDRCRFHTFREGYCSCNDYW; translated from the coding sequence ATGCTCTCTCAAATTTCCAAGAAATCCCTCTCTCAATTACTCAAAAAACGTCCACCTACTTCTCAAATTAAGCAAATACATGCCCAAATCATCACTCAGTCACTCTCGTCATCGCGTCTTTTTTTGATTGATTCACTTATCCATTCTTACCTTCACACCAGAAACCTCGACACTGCAAGAGCCTTGTTCGACGACTACCCTTTGCCTTCACCTCCGACTCTGTTATGGAATCTCATGATCAGGGCCTATTCAAAAGTCCAAGATCTTTTGGAACCCATCTATCTTTTACACCGCATGCTTAATTTGGAAAACCAAATTGGCGTTGTGCCTGATGATTATACGTTTAATTTTGTTATTACTTCCTGTACACACCAAAACTCGATTGTGTACGGGGAGATCGTTCACGGGATGGTGATAAAAAATGGGTGGTGCGCGAATTTATGTGTTGCGAATTCATTGATCAATATGTATGGGGTTTTTCGGAAAGTGGATAACGCATATGCTGTGTTTGTAAAAATGTCGGATAGAGACGTGTTTTCGTGGACTAGCTTAGTGTCTGCGTATGCTAAGAATGGAGACATGTGTAGAGCAGATGAAATCTTTGTGGAAATGCCAGTAAAAAATGAGGTTTCTTGGGCTGTCATGATTTCAGGCTTTGTTGGTTGTGGCAAATATGTTGATGCCCTTGGCTTTTTTCGTGAGATGATTGCTCAAATGAGGCCGAATGAAGCTGTTCTTGTTTGTTCACTTTCTGCTTGTGCTCATCTGGGTTCATTGTATCAAGGGGACTGGATTCATGGCTATATAGACAAGAATGAAATAGTGGAAACTTCAAATATTAAGACTGCGCTAATCGATATGTACGCCAAATGTGGGAGAATAGATTGtgcatatagagtttttaataagaTTCCAAGACCAGATGTTCATAATTTTACAAGTCTGATTTCAGGTCTATCGATTCATGGGCTTGGTGATGATGCTGTACATGTGTTTAATCGAATGTTAGCTGAGAATTTAAAACCGAATGGCGTTACAGTTTTGGGGGTTTTAAATGGTTGTAGCCATTCTGGATTGGTCCATCACGGTTCCTCAATTTTCCATAACATGGAGGATTTATGGGGAATCACGCCTAAAATTGCACACTATGGTTGCTATGTTGATTTACTTGGCCGTGCTGGGTACTTGGCAAAGGCATTTGGCGTAGCAAAGAGCATGCCAGTTAATCCTGATGTTGCTGTGTGGAGGGCTTTGTTAAGCGCCTGCAGAATTCACCGTAATTCTGATTTTGGAGAGCGAGTGATAAATCACTTAGAACAACTTTATCCTAGTTGTTATGATGGTGGGAAGGTGCTGCTTTCAAACTTGTATGCTTCTCTTGGAAAATGGGATAAAGTTGCTCAAATAAGAAAAGTAATGGGGTTGAGAAAGAACCAATCTGATATTGGATATAGTTGGATAGAGATAAATGGTGTTTCTCATGAGTTTCGAGTTGCAGATGTGATCCATccacaaataataaaaattcagATCAAGTTAACTGAAATAATGCAAAAGATTGGTCTAGTTGGTTATATCGCTGATGCTTCCCATGTTTCATTTGATATAAGTGAGGAAGATAAAGCATACGCAGTAGCTTGGCACAGTGAGAAACTAGCTGTTGCTTTTGGACTAATGAATACTCTTCCTAGGACTTCTATAAGAATAGTTAAAAACTTGAGAACTTGTGATGATTGTCATTTAGCTCTGAAGGCAATCTCCAAAGTTTATGATAGAGAAATTATTGTTAGAGATCGATGTCGCTTCCACACTTTTAGAGAAGGATATTGTTCTTGTAATGATTATTGGTAG
- the LOC142541400 gene encoding uncharacterized protein LOC142541400 — MGNCQAIDNASLVIQHPDGKVDNLYFPVSAQQIMKMNPGHYVAVLLTTITYSSTATAAGSAAANSTDNIPLRVTRIKLLRPTDTLVLGHVYRLVTAQEVMKGLRAKKQGPAEKHGEMVSEKSCSDFEHVIKRTELEMARQVKHKGSRNNYNSRVECSVSKSRAWQPSLKSISEAAN; from the exons ATGGGGAATTGCCAAGCAATTGATAACGCAAGTTTAGTAATCCAACACCCAGATGGCAAAGTGGATAATCTATATTTTCCTGTTTCTGCTCAACAGATCATGAAGATGAATCCTGGCCATTATGTTGCAGTTCTTCTCACCACCATCACCTACTCCTCCACCGCCACCGCAGCCGGTTCAGCCGCCGCGAATAGTACTGACAACATCCCACTTCGGGTGACGCGTATCAAGCTTCTTAGGCCAACTGATACTCTTGTTCTCGGCCATGTTTACAGACTGGTCACCGCCCAAG agGTGATGAAAGGGTTAAGGGCGAAGAAACAAGGACCTGCGGAGAAGCATGGGGAGATGGTGTCGGAGAAATCATGTTCAGATTTTGAACATGTGATCAAAAGAACTGAATTGGAGATGGCCAGACAG gTGAAGCACAAAGGATCAAGAAATAATTACAACAGCAGAGTAGAGTGCAGTGTTTCTAAAAGCAGAGCTTGGCAACCATCATTAAAGAGCATCTCCGAAGCTGCAAATTGA
- the LOC142542324 gene encoding succinate dehydrogenase subunit 7B, mitochondrial-like, with translation MAFLLNKTTFSALRLNSQAQKADDSLTLLRRGFHVEPGAREKALLAEDPALNRFKSYKKSVKRLKVFGDVLTIVVVAGCCYEIYVRAVLREETRKQAEDSV, from the exons ATGGCGTTTTTACTCAACAAGACTACCTTTTCCGCGCTTCGGCTCAATTCTCAGGCGCAGAAGGCCGACGATTCGTTGACTCTATTGAGGCGTGGCTTTCATGTTGAACCTGGGGCTCGCGAGAAGGCT cttttggcagaaGACCCAGCTCTGAATCGCTTCAAGTCATATAAGAAAAGTGTGAAGCGCCTCAAAGTATTTGGAGATGTTCTGACTATCGTCGTTGTAGCTG GATGCTGCTATGAGATCTATGTTAGAGCAGTCCTGCGAGAGGAAACCCGTAAACAAGCAGAAGATAGTGTGTAA